Proteins encoded in a region of the Arvicanthis niloticus isolate mArvNil1 chromosome 16, mArvNil1.pat.X, whole genome shotgun sequence genome:
- the LOC143433756 gene encoding uncharacterized protein LOC143433756 has product MRWRRAPRRPLGTNPSVPHPGSARRSPPLLPLPPPLPLLLLLLGTAALAPGAAAERAAPAGASVCYSSPPSVGSVQELARRAAVVIEGKVHPPRRQQGALDRKAAGEAGAGARDQPAQDAPPSQDPPPAANWTLLTAFPEPTSTDQPGHPVPYLVKVHQVWAVKAGGLKKDSLLTVRLDTWGHPAFPSCGRLKEDSRYIFFMEPDANSSGRAPPAFRASFPPLETGRNLKKEVSRVLCKRCGKCLDIPTGRPRGSPSTAAGRGRSQVRAVLGWGEGLWSRRCHRLGRFLNIPDSLGFLFRVESQVWSSAWAV; this is encoded by the coding sequence ATGAGATGGCGACGCGCCCCGCGCCGCCCGCTGGGTACCAACCCCAGCGTCCCGCATCCCGGGTCCGCCAGACGCTCGCCTCCGCTGCTGCCactgccgccgccgctgccgctgctgttgctgctgctggggaCCGCGGCCCTGGCTCCGGGGGCGGCGGCCGAGCGGGCGGCTCCCGCGGGGGCCTCGGTGTGCTACTCGTCCCCGCCCAGCGTGGGCTCGGTGCAGGAGCTGGCCCGGCGCGCCGCGGTGGTGATCGAGGGAAAGGTGCACCCGCCGCGGCGGCAGCAGGGGGCACTCGACAGGAAGGCAGCAGgcgaggcaggggcaggggcgcgGGACCAGCCCGCCCAGGACGCGCCACCTTCACAGGACCCTCCGCCCGCTGCCAACTGGACCCTGCTCACCGCGTTCCCCGAACCCACCAGCACCGATCAGCCCGGGCACCCCGTGCCCTATCTGGTGAAGGTGCACCAGGTGTGGGCTGTCAAAGCCGGGGGCTTGAAGAAGGACTCGCTACTCACCGTGCGCCTGGACACCTGGGGCCACCCAGCCTTCCCGTCCTGCGGGCGGCTCAAGGAGGACAGCAGGTACATCTTCTTCATGGAGCCCGATGCCAACAGCAGCGGCCGCGCGCCGCCCGCCTTCCGAGCCTCGTTTCCCCCACTGGAGACTGGCCGCAACCTCAAGAAGGAGGTCAGCCGGGTGCTTTGCAAGCGGTGCGGTAAGTGCCTCGATATCCCCACCGGGCGGCCTCGGGGCTCCCCTTCGACGGCTGCGGGGCGCGGGCGCTCCCAGGTCCGAGCGGtcctggggtggggtgaggggttgtgGTCTCGCAGGTGCCACCGGCTGGGGCGATTTCTCAACATTCCTGACTCTCTGGGTTTTTTGTTCCGGGTAGAATCTCAAGTTTGGTCTTCCGCTTGGGCTGTCTAA